The Clostridium sporogenes genome contains a region encoding:
- the thiD gene encoding bifunctional hydroxymethylpyrimidine kinase/phosphomethylpyrimidine kinase, with product MKKVLTIAGSDSCGGAGIQADIKTMSSLGVYAMSIITAVTAQNSIGVQDVHEVPKNMVEAQIKSIFDDIDVDAVKIGMLSNSETIKSIKEYLEKYKAKNIVLDPVMISKSGYFLLKPEAIEELKNLISISHIVTPNIPEAEVLSGMKISSEDDMKKAATIIQSMGAENVLLKGGHRCNDANDILLYKDKFITIPGNRIETKNTHGTGCTLSSAIASYLAKGFSIEKSVSLSKEYITKAIENSFPIGEGVGPVGHFIDLYKKAHLDY from the coding sequence ATGAAAAAAGTTTTAACTATAGCTGGCTCTGATAGTTGTGGAGGAGCTGGCATTCAAGCAGACATAAAAACTATGAGTTCTTTAGGGGTATATGCTATGAGCATTATAACTGCTGTAACTGCTCAGAATTCCATAGGTGTACAAGATGTTCATGAAGTACCAAAGAATATGGTTGAAGCCCAAATCAAATCTATATTTGATGATATAGATGTAGACGCTGTAAAAATAGGCATGCTTTCCAATTCTGAGACTATAAAATCTATAAAAGAATACTTAGAAAAATATAAAGCTAAAAACATAGTTTTAGATCCAGTTATGATTTCTAAAAGTGGTTATTTTCTCCTTAAACCAGAGGCTATAGAAGAACTTAAAAATTTAATTTCTATATCTCACATTGTAACTCCTAATATACCAGAGGCTGAAGTTCTAAGTGGCATGAAAATCAGTTCAGAAGATGATATGAAAAAAGCTGCCACTATAATACAATCTATGGGAGCTGAAAACGTTCTACTTAAAGGTGGTCATAGATGCAATGATGCAAATGACATACTTCTTTATAAAGATAAATTCATAACAATTCCTGGCAACAGAATAGAAACTAAAAATACTCATGGTACTGGTTGTACATTATCCTCTGCTATAGCATCTTATCTAGCTAAAGGCTTTAGTATAGAAAAATCAGTATCTCTATCTAAAGAATATATTACAAAAGCTATTGAAAATTCCTTCCCTATTGGTGAAGGTGTAGGTCCTGTTGGACACTTTATAGATCTTTATAAAAAAGCCCACTTAGATTATTAA
- a CDS encoding D-alanine--D-alanine ligase, protein MKIGVIMGGISTEREVSLNSGREVIKYLELLEHEIIPIIIDKKEDVMEKAKGIDFAFLALHGEFGEDGTVQSVLETLDIPYSGCGPLTSAICMDKDMTKKILKYANINTADWVNVSSVENIDYEAIEKIGYPVFVKPNSGGSSVATNLVKNKEGIKEAVELALKYDKEVMIENYTKGEEITCCMLNGKMLPVLAIRPHAEFFDYTAKYADGGSDEVVIELEENLHKKVEEMALACWKELKCEVYVRVDMIVKEGVPYVLELNTLPGMTKNSLFPKSANAVGISFAELLNLIVKYSLEVER, encoded by the coding sequence ATGAAAATTGGAGTTATAATGGGTGGAATATCTACAGAGAGAGAGGTTTCCTTGAATTCTGGTAGAGAAGTTATAAAATATTTAGAACTTTTAGAACATGAAATTATTCCTATTATTATAGATAAAAAAGAAGATGTTATGGAAAAAGCTAAGGGTATAGATTTTGCTTTCTTAGCATTGCATGGTGAGTTTGGTGAAGATGGAACAGTTCAATCAGTTCTTGAAACTTTAGATATACCTTATTCAGGATGTGGTCCTTTAACAAGTGCTATATGTATGGATAAGGATATGACTAAGAAAATATTAAAATATGCCAATATTAATACAGCAGATTGGGTAAATGTATCTAGTGTAGAGAATATAGATTACGAAGCTATAGAAAAAATAGGATATCCAGTGTTCGTAAAACCTAATAGTGGTGGCTCTAGTGTAGCTACTAATTTAGTAAAAAATAAAGAGGGCATAAAAGAAGCAGTAGAGCTTGCATTAAAATATGATAAAGAAGTTATGATAGAAAATTATACAAAAGGTGAAGAAATAACCTGCTGTATGCTAAATGGCAAAATGTTACCAGTATTAGCTATAAGACCACATGCAGAATTCTTTGACTATACAGCAAAATATGCAGATGGCGGATCGGATGAAGTGGTTATAGAATTGGAAGAAAATCTTCATAAAAAGGTAGAGGAAATGGCCTTAGCTTGTTGGAAAGAACTAAAATGTGAAGTATATGTAAGGGTAGATATGATAGTTAAAGAGGGAGTACCTTATGTATTAGAATTAAATACATTACCTGGTATGACAAAAAATAGTTTGTTTCCTAAGAGTGCTAACGCAGTAGGAATATCCTTTGCAGAATTATTAAATTTAATAGTTAAATATTCATTAGAAGTAGAAAGATAA
- a CDS encoding ABC transporter substrate-binding protein, which translates to MKFAKFKKKSLIALSSILVLSSLVGCQSNSSEKDGTIKVGLVAPLSGAMAQDGKSILNAAQLAVDEVNKEGGINKKKIELVYEDDKGEPKEAASIANKYSSNKDIMAVIGSFSAACTLAGIPIYTKAKIPMMGPCGSAPALSDSSEYYRKVTPSDLTTGKELSKWMLKDLNYKKVAIIYVNNDYGKGVAESVDNFYKENGGQVVAKESYMPKTQDFGSIITKVKSKNPDIVIMGSFYGDAGAFLKQAHNVGYNPKVAGPTPLLSKSLVDLAGKDAEGIFTIGSFSTNLENEKVKEFTEKYKKKYNQAPSSFAAYSYDATKILIEAIKKGGNDREKINEALKNMGTYTGVTGNTKFEKSGDAEKNLIRFIVKDGKFVEWKK; encoded by the coding sequence GTGAAATTTGCAAAATTTAAGAAAAAATCTTTAATTGCATTATCTAGCATACTAGTATTAAGTAGTTTAGTTGGTTGTCAATCAAATTCAAGTGAAAAAGATGGAACTATAAAAGTTGGATTAGTAGCGCCATTATCTGGAGCTATGGCGCAGGATGGAAAAAGTATATTAAATGCAGCTCAATTAGCAGTTGATGAAGTTAATAAAGAAGGCGGAATTAATAAGAAAAAAATAGAATTAGTTTACGAAGATGATAAGGGAGAACCAAAGGAGGCTGCATCTATTGCGAATAAATATTCATCAAATAAAGATATTATGGCAGTCATAGGAAGTTTCTCTGCGGCATGTACTTTAGCAGGAATACCTATTTATACTAAAGCTAAGATTCCAATGATGGGACCTTGTGGTTCAGCGCCAGCTTTAAGTGATAGCAGTGAATATTATAGAAAAGTAACTCCATCAGATTTAACAACAGGAAAAGAATTATCAAAATGGATGTTAAAGGATTTGAATTATAAAAAAGTTGCTATTATATATGTAAACAACGATTATGGTAAAGGTGTTGCGGAAAGTGTAGATAATTTTTATAAAGAAAATGGAGGACAAGTTGTAGCTAAAGAAAGTTACATGCCTAAAACTCAAGATTTTGGAAGTATAATAACAAAAGTAAAAAGCAAAAATCCGGACATAGTTATAATGGGATCTTTTTATGGTGATGCAGGGGCATTTCTTAAACAAGCTCATAATGTAGGATATAATCCTAAAGTAGCAGGACCTACTCCATTACTTTCAAAATCATTAGTAGATTTAGCAGGAAAAGATGCAGAAGGAATATTTACTATAGGATCTTTTTCTACTAATCTTGAAAATGAAAAAGTAAAGGAATTTACAGAAAAATATAAAAAGAAGTATAACCAAGCTCCAAGTAGTTTTGCAGCTTATTCTTATGATGCAACTAAGATATTAATAGAAGCAATTAAAAAGGGTGGTAATGATAGAGAAAAAATCAATGAGGCATTAAAGAATATGGGAACTTATACTGGAGTGACAGGAAATACTAAGTTTGAAAAAAGTGGAGATGCAGAAAAGAATCTAATAAGATTCATAGTTAAAGATGGAAAATTTGTTGAATGGAAGAAATAA
- a CDS encoding branched-chain amino acid ABC transporter permease, with amino-acid sequence MIIEVLVNGITLGSIYCLAALGFNMIFGVLKMLNFAHGEILMFGTFVFFTMVSIFKIPLILAIILTIVITGLMGVLLYLIAYKPVLKGDAMAPLLSSLGVSIMLEALGQLIWGTEIIPFPINIPKGTYSIAPIKLSNIQIFIFLFSITLMIILYKFIMKSNVGLQIRALSYNRKYAELMGIETDKITMIVFSLATILAMVSGILSSMYYDALYVTMGSGVMIKAFAAAILGGIGSIPGALVGGYILGVSESLVGAYISTSYVDGIAFIILVLVLIIKPNGIFGEEIKEKV; translated from the coding sequence ATGATTATAGAAGTATTAGTAAATGGAATTACCCTAGGCAGCATATATTGTTTGGCTGCCCTGGGTTTTAATATGATTTTTGGTGTATTAAAAATGTTAAACTTTGCTCATGGTGAAATATTAATGTTTGGAACTTTTGTTTTTTTTACTATGGTAAGTATATTTAAAATACCATTAATTTTAGCTATTATTTTAACTATAGTTATTACTGGACTTATGGGGGTTTTATTATATTTAATAGCTTATAAACCAGTATTAAAGGGAGATGCAATGGCTCCTCTTTTAAGTTCATTAGGAGTTTCTATAATGTTAGAAGCATTAGGACAACTTATATGGGGAACAGAAATAATACCTTTTCCAATAAATATACCTAAGGGAACATATTCTATTGCTCCAATAAAGCTGTCTAATATACAAATATTTATTTTCTTATTTTCTATAACTTTAATGATAATTTTATACAAATTTATAATGAAGAGTAACGTTGGATTACAGATAAGAGCATTGTCTTATAATAGAAAATATGCAGAACTTATGGGAATAGAAACGGACAAAATTACTATGATAGTTTTTTCTTTAGCTACTATATTAGCTATGGTTTCAGGAATATTAAGTAGTATGTATTACGATGCCCTTTATGTCACTATGGGAAGTGGCGTAATGATTAAGGCTTTTGCTGCTGCTATTTTAGGTGGTATTGGAAGTATTCCAGGAGCCTTGGTTGGAGGATATATATTAGGAGTATCTGAGAGTTTGGTTGGAGCTTATATTTCTACATCCTATGTAGATGGAATAGCCTTTATAATATTAGTTCTAGTATTAATTATTAAACCTAATGGAATATTTGGTGAAGAAATTAAGGAGAAAGTATAG
- a CDS encoding branched-chain amino acid ABC transporter permease has protein sequence MKLFKNNKIMFLIIFAILLGAPFIITNQYILHIIITILLYSILSMSLNFVSGNAGQISVGHAAFYGIGAYTTSILMINAHLPFITAMLLGGLLAGICGIFLGIPSLRVKGNYLCIITLGFGEIVKLILLNWDKVTGGPMGISSIPNPEFLNIFKDKNLGFYYLILFLFVIFFVILYKLTYSNYGLLMLAVRENEIAATSLGVNITSIKFFAFIISSFIAGIAGGFYATYVSFISPESFMFKESITILAMVIIGGKGNIFGAIIGAIVLAIIPEFLREFNDYRMLFYGLGLVLMIVFRPDGIYGLKYRKKFTYKS, from the coding sequence ATGAAGTTATTTAAAAATAACAAAATTATGTTTTTAATAATTTTTGCAATATTGCTTGGAGCACCTTTTATCATCACAAATCAATATATTCTACATATTATTATAACTATACTTTTATATAGCATATTAAGTATGAGTCTTAATTTTGTTAGTGGTAATGCAGGGCAAATTTCTGTAGGACATGCTGCTTTTTATGGCATAGGTGCGTATACAACTAGTATACTTATGATTAATGCTCATTTGCCTTTTATAACTGCTATGTTATTAGGGGGATTGTTAGCAGGCATATGTGGGATATTTTTAGGTATACCATCTCTACGTGTAAAAGGGAACTATCTTTGCATAATAACTCTTGGATTTGGAGAAATAGTAAAATTAATATTGTTAAATTGGGATAAAGTAACCGGCGGACCTATGGGTATTTCCTCTATACCTAATCCAGAATTTTTAAACATATTTAAGGATAAAAATTTAGGATTTTATTATCTAATATTATTTTTATTTGTGATTTTTTTTGTTATATTATATAAATTAACTTATTCTAATTATGGATTGCTTATGTTAGCTGTTAGAGAAAATGAAATAGCGGCTACATCATTAGGAGTAAATATAACTAGCATAAAATTTTTTGCTTTTATAATAAGCTCTTTTATAGCAGGTATAGCTGGAGGATTTTATGCAACTTATGTTTCATTTATAAGTCCAGAGTCTTTTATGTTTAAAGAATCTATAACTATTTTAGCCATGGTTATAATAGGTGGAAAAGGAAATATATTTGGAGCAATTATTGGAGCCATAGTTCTAGCTATTATTCCAGAATTTTTAAGAGAATTTAATGATTATAGAATGTTATTTTATGGTTTAGGGTTAGTATTAATGATTGTATTTAGACCTGATGGAATTTATGGATTGAAATATAGAAAGAAATTTACGTATAAATCGTAG
- a CDS encoding ABC transporter ATP-binding protein: MNILEVKDLDINFGGITAIDNLNFSVKKGEILGVIGPNGAGKTTLYNTITGIYKPSKGDIFLNNKKITGMKPYKISRLGIARTFQNIRLFNSLTVLENILVGRVSELKKLVKLNPYMKETLDILKVVGLEKVINNMASDLPYGQQRKVEIARALAISPKILLLDEPAAGMNNYEKQDLKNLINILREDFNITVLIIEHDMGVIMDLCDRILVLDYGKKIAEGSPEEISNDANVIKAYMGKGIKEI; the protein is encoded by the coding sequence ATGAACATATTAGAAGTAAAAGATTTAGATATAAATTTTGGGGGAATAACTGCAATAGATAATTTGAATTTTTCAGTGAAAAAAGGAGAAATATTAGGTGTTATAGGCCCAAATGGAGCTGGTAAAACTACATTATATAATACTATTACAGGGATATATAAACCAAGTAAAGGGGATATATTTTTAAATAATAAAAAAATAACGGGAATGAAACCTTATAAAATAAGTAGATTAGGTATTGCAAGAACCTTTCAAAATATAAGATTATTTAATTCTTTAACGGTTCTTGAAAATATTTTAGTAGGTAGGGTAAGTGAATTAAAAAAACTTGTTAAATTGAATCCTTATATGAAGGAAACCCTTGATATTCTAAAGGTTGTAGGATTAGAAAAAGTAATTAATAATATGGCTTCTGATTTACCCTATGGACAGCAAAGAAAAGTGGAAATAGCTAGAGCTTTGGCTATTTCACCTAAGATATTACTTTTAGATGAACCAGCCGCGGGGATGAATAATTATGAAAAACAGGATTTGAAAAATTTAATTAATATACTTAGAGAAGATTTCAATATAACAGTACTTATAATAGAGCATGACATGGGAGTTATAATGGATTTATGTGATAGAATTTTAGTATTAGATTACGGAAAAAAAATTGCTGAAGGCAGCCCAGAGGAAATAAGTAATGATGCTAATGTAATAAAAGCTTATATGGGCAAAGGTATAAAGGAGATTTAA
- a CDS encoding ABC transporter ATP-binding protein: MLIVKDINVNYGVIPALKQISINVNEREIVTIVGNNGSGKSTLLKALTAQLKYTGDISFCGESLKGMSTHKIAQRGICLVPEGRGIFPLITVEENLLLAFCNKINKGTKDEKLQEVYTRFPRLKERRTQLAGSLSGGEQQMLAIGRAILSSAKLILLDEPSMGLAPIIVEEVFETIKSINKEGTSILLIEQNASMALKVCNRGYALENGEIVLEGSTEELIKSNFIKKIYLGR; this comes from the coding sequence ATGTTAATAGTTAAAGATATTAATGTAAATTATGGGGTTATTCCTGCTCTAAAACAAATATCTATAAATGTTAATGAAAGGGAAATAGTAACTATAGTAGGTAATAATGGTTCTGGGAAATCTACATTATTAAAAGCATTAACAGCACAATTAAAATATACTGGAGATATTTCTTTTTGTGGGGAGTCTTTAAAGGGAATGAGTACTCATAAAATAGCCCAAAGGGGGATATGTTTAGTTCCAGAAGGTAGAGGTATATTTCCATTGATTACAGTAGAGGAAAATTTACTTTTAGCCTTTTGTAACAAGATAAATAAAGGGACTAAAGATGAAAAATTACAAGAAGTTTATACAAGATTTCCAAGATTAAAAGAAAGAAGAACCCAATTGGCAGGGAGTTTAAGTGGAGGAGAACAACAAATGCTTGCTATAGGACGAGCTATCTTATCTAGTGCTAAGTTGATATTACTAGATGAACCTTCTATGGGATTAGCTCCTATTATTGTGGAGGAAGTTTTTGAAACTATAAAATCTATAAATAAGGAAGGAACATCTATACTTTTAATTGAGCAAAATGCTTCTATGGCTTTAAAAGTATGTAATAGAGGATATGCACTAGAAAATGGGGAAATAGTATTAGAGGGTAGCACAGAAGAACTGATTAAAAGTAATTTTATTAAAAAAATTTATCTTGGAAGGTAG
- a CDS encoding DUF169 domain-containing protein, with the protein MDIKNICQNLYATLNLERKMVGVKFIFTKDHFEKLDMPKLNSKVNYCYMVKMASNGREFKANEENFNCLASARALGIISSNNYVDSGQHYGKHGLYDSLATAKKVQKDITFINHSIYGIEIRPLENFVEEPDVVVIITNPYGAMRIVQAYTYKYGVHKNITLGGNQGICSECTAVPYENNDINISTLCSGTRFFCKWDESDMGVGFPFNKLSDIEQGILKTLNPTEPNHKKKEIELKFKNIENNIDVKYNENYFVNYK; encoded by the coding sequence ATGGATATAAAAAATATATGCCAGAATTTATATGCTACATTAAATTTAGAGAGAAAAATGGTAGGGGTTAAATTTATATTTACAAAAGACCATTTTGAAAAGTTGGATATGCCTAAATTAAATAGCAAAGTAAATTATTGTTATATGGTGAAGATGGCTTCTAATGGAAGAGAATTTAAAGCTAATGAAGAAAATTTTAATTGCTTAGCTTCTGCAAGAGCTTTAGGCATAATTTCAAGTAATAATTATGTAGACTCAGGTCAGCACTATGGAAAACATGGCCTATATGATAGCTTAGCTACAGCTAAAAAAGTACAAAAGGATATTACTTTTATAAATCATTCAATATATGGTATAGAAATTAGACCTTTAGAAAATTTTGTAGAAGAGCCAGATGTAGTTGTTATTATAACTAATCCCTATGGTGCAATGAGGATAGTTCAGGCATATACTTATAAATATGGAGTACATAAAAATATAACTTTAGGTGGTAATCAAGGAATATGTTCTGAGTGTACAGCAGTTCCTTACGAAAACAATGATATTAATATATCAACTTTGTGTTCTGGAACAAGATTTTTTTGTAAATGGGATGAAAGTGATATGGGGGTAGGATTTCCATTTAATAAGCTTTCAGACATAGAACAGGGAATATTAAAAACATTAAATCCAACTGAGCCAAATCATAAGAAAAAAGAGATAGAATTAAAGTTTAAAAATATAGAAAATAATATTGATGTAAAGTATAATGAAAACTATTTTGTTAATTATAAGTAA